From the genome of Amycolatopsis camponoti:
TGCATCGGCGTGTACCCGCCCGAGGGCAGCGCGCCGTTGTACCAGGTGGTCAGGCCGCCGCTCTGGGAGTTGCCGCCCTTGAGCGCGAACGTGGTCTGGCCGTTGTTCTTCAGCAGCGCCGTGACGAACGGCGTCGCGTTGCCGCGGTTGGCCGTGTTGGAGCGGTTCCCTTGGAACAGCCCGTTTTCGAGGTCGCCCGCCACCCACGGGCCGATCCCGGTGCACGGCGGGAAGTAGCAGGTGGTGCCGAGGTTGACGGCGTCCATGTGGCCGTTGCCGGTGTCGGCGATCTGCGCCTCGACGTTGCCGTAGTCGAAGCAGCAGCCACCGTTGACGTGCGTGCCGCTGGCGACCATGTACATGCCTTCGGGCTGGCCGTTGACCGCGACACCCGCGCCGACGTAGTGCCGGTACCCGGTGCCGGGGGAGACGTAGACGCCGTAGACCTTGTGCCCGCCCGCGGTGACCGGCAGCGCGGACGCGATCGCGGCGACGTCCTGTCCGCCCGCGGTGCCCGGGCCTTCGACCGTGAGGTCGTTGTGGCGGGGGGACTGGTCGTAGATCACCGTGATGGTGCACGTCGTCCCGGCGCAGAAGGAGTCCTGCGCGGCGGCATTGGCGTACCCGCCGGTGGCGAGCAGGCCGATGTTCGTTTCGGCGCGGTCGGAAGCGCGCTGCACGCGGTAGAGGTTGCCGGCGTAGGCCGAATAAAGGGCACGGGTGGTGCTGTGCGCGGCGACGCACTGGGTGCCGGCGGAGCCGTAGATGTCGCACGGCAGGGAGCCGGCGGCCTGGGAGGCGGTGCTCAGGCCGAGCATCGTCGCGAGGACGAGCAGGGCCGTGGTGAGGGTGGCGAGGATTTTTCGACCGCGGGGCACGGGAACCTCACTCTCGAAGCCGCAGGCGGCGACCTGCGCGGATTTTTACAACGTTGTATTTCCGGGAGAGAAGGGGGATGCGGGAGTGCGAATGGGGATGTGGGGAGGGTATGGCCGGGTTCTCGGCCGTGTCAACCGTGCACGTGCGAATGGTCCAGTCCACTACGGTGCAAGGGTTCGAAACGGGTGCGAACCGTTTCTCACAAAAGGATTTCCCGGGCAAATCCGGCGCCGCCGCGGATCAGGTCGGCATCGCCGGGAAGGACACGGCCGCTGCCGGGCCGAGGCTGGTCGGGCGCCGGCGGCCGGGCGCGCAGCCGCGCCGCCGCCGGCCGGATCGCCAGGTACCCGCACCGGCCGGGCAACGTCGCGGACGGCGGCGGTGTCGGTCGCGCGCTCGTCGCCGGGGACTCCGGTGAACAACGCGGGCCGGCTGCCGACCCCGGCCGAGCTGACCGTCCTTCAGAGCCAGGTCACGACCTGCACCTGCGCCGGCCTCAGCCAGCGGACGCGGTCGATGTTCACGACCGGGCTGAGCTTGCCTTCCTTGTCGCTGACGCGATCGGTGTGCGCGAAGAGCTCCTCGGTGGCCGCGTCGGCCGGCCAGACGGCCACGGCGGTCGCGTCGCCGAGATCGACGGCGGGCACGCTTCCCCCGGCCACCTGGACGTCCACGGACCGCACGTCCTTCGTGGCCGGCCGGCCGACGACGTTGCGGATGGTGATCCGCGGCGGCATCCGGAGCACGAGGAACCGGTACGAGCGAGCGTCGGTTCGTTTCCACTTCGTGGCGTCGATCGGCCCGTTGACACCGTTGGTGTCGAAGCCGCCCCACTCCTTGAACTGCACCTTCTGGAAGCCGATCCGGCTGATGTCGGCGAACCGCGCGAGCGCGACCTTCTCGAAGGGTGTCGCGACCACCGACGGCGAGGGCGTGACGAGAGGGTCGATCCACACGAACTCGTACGTGGATTCGCCGAACCTCGGCGTGCTGTTCCACCGCGCTTCCGTCTCCGACCTGGTGTAGCCGCGCTGCCAGCTCAAACTTTCGAACCTCGCGCTCGCCGTGCTGCCCTCGAGCCCGGCGCCGCCGCCGCTGAACCGGAGCGCCACGAGGAAGCCCAGGGTCGGGTTCTCCTGCTGTTCTTTGGCCAGTTCCGGTTCCCTCGCCGCGAACTGCTCCTGGATCCGCCGGGCGTTGCCCCGCTCGATGAGCGAGTTCAGGGCCACGCTCGCGCCGAGGATCACCAGCGCCGCTCCGGCGCCCGCTCGCTTGGCGAGCGACGTCTGCCCGCCGCCCCCCGCGCCGGCTCCCGGCGGCGCCTGCCCACCGGCTATCGGACCGCCGCCGCCACCGGATCCGCTTACGGTCAGCGTGGCGACGCGCCGGAAGTAGCGCACGGGGATCTTCTCGACGGTGCCGAATTCGGAGTAGCTCTTTCGCGTTCCCATGTCACGGAAGTTCTTTTCGAAGTACTGCTGGTCGATCGTGAGCTCGTACTTGTAGCGGAGGTTCGCGGTGACCGGAGCACCGGTGTGGTCCGCCGCGTCCTGCTGGGAGACGCCCTGGTCGTAGTCCGTCAGGCGCGGGTAGCCGGGTGGGGAGCTGAACGTTTCCCGGTTTTCGAGGTCGCCGTAGTGGTAGAGCCGCACGGTGCCGGTGGTACCGGGGTGCCCGCCCAGCACCGGAGGCGCCGGCGGAGCTTCCGGCGGGTCGCCGTTCGGGGCGCGCTGGATGGCGAGCGCGCCCTGACGTCGCTGCTGGACGACGTGGGCGAGTTCGTGCGCGACGAGGGCGCGGCCGGCCGGGGTGCCCGGCTGGTACCGGCCCGCCGCGAACGTGATGTCGTCACCGACCGTGTACGCCGCCGCGGACATCGACCGGGCCGCCGCGTCGGCGGCCGGCCCGGTGTGGATCCGGACCGGGCCGAAGTCCGGCCCCGGGCCGGGTCCGCCCGGGGCCGACGTGACGTGGTTCGCGACGGCGGTCGCCTCCCGCTCCCCGGCGTCGCCGGGCTCGCTGACCGTCGCCGCGCCCGTCCCGGCGGAGATGCCGTCCGCCACGCCGGCGAACGACTGCTCCATGGTCCGGCGGACGTCGTCCGGCAACGGCGTCCCACCGTCGTGCACAGCGGCTACCGCGGCGTTGCCCACGGCCCTGCGCAGAGCACCCGGGTGATCCGGCGCGGACGCCCTTCGCGGCGCGCGCTCCGGTTTCGCGGCTTCCGTCGCGCGTTGCCGTTCCGCTGGTTCCCGTTGCGACGAGCCCATCGTCTCCTCCTCCGGTTCCCCGGCCGGCCTGCCGGGGCCCGCTTCCGCTCGTCGACGAGGACGGCCGCGCGACGCTGCGGCTGCCGGAGTGGCGGGAGCCGCCCTGGGTGTCACGCTGGCACGGGCCGTCGACAATCCGTCGACAGTCGTCGACCGCTCCTCGGCACCACGGCCGCGACCAGCGGCGCTCCCCGGGGCCGGACGACCCACGCAGTAGGCTGAAGCGAATGAGCGCGGCATCCGGCACGGAGCACTCGATGGTCGAAACCCGGCACCAGACCCGGCTGCTCACCCTGCTGCGGGACGAGGGCCCGATGTCACGGGTCGAGCTGGGGGAGCGGCTGGAGCTGCCGCGGGCCCGGGTCGGAGCCGAGGTGACCCGGCTGGCGGAGGTCGGGCTCGTCGAGACCGCCGGGCCGTCGGCCAGCCGCGGCGGGCGGCGTTCGACGCTGGTCCGGCTCGCGGGCGACCTGCGGGTGCTCTCGGTGGACGTCGGCGCGACGTCGGTCGGTGTGGCGGTCACCGACGCATCGTGTGAGGTGCTCGCGCACGCCGTCGAGGACTGCGACGTCCGGCAGGGGCCGCACCCGGTGCTGCGGCGGGTCGCCGAGCTCGCGGCGAAGATCCGGGACGAGGCGCCCGGCCGGCTGGTCGCGGCGGGCATCGGGCTGCCGGGGCCGGTCAGCTTCGCCGAGGGGATGGCGGTCGCGCCGCCGATCATGCCGGGCTGGGACCGGTTCAACGTGCGGGACCACCTGGGCGGGCTCTGGGGCTGCCCGGTCGCGGTGGACAACGACGTCAACGCGATGGCGCTGGGGGAGCGGCACGCGGGTGTCGCGCGGTCGACCGACGACCTGATGTTCGTCAAGATCGGCACCGGGATCGGCTGCGGCATCGTGCTCGGCGGCAAGGTGTACCGCGGGGTCGCCGGCACGGCGGGCGACATCGGGCACATCCGCCTCGACGACTTCGGCCCGACCTGCGCGTGCGGTGAGGTCGGCTGCCTGGAGGCCTACTTCGGCGGCGCCGCGCTGGCCCGCGACGGGCTGGCCCTGGCCCGCAGCGGCCGCTCGGCCCACCTCGCCGAGGTGGCCACCGAACGCGGCGCGGTCACCGCCCGCGACGTCGGCCGCGCGGCCGCGGCGGGCGACTTCGGCGCGGTCAACCTCATCCGCGACGGCGGTCGCCGGCTCGGCCAGGTCGTGGCTTCGCTGGTGAGCTTCCTCAACCCGGGCATGGTCGTGATCGGCGGCGGCGTGGCCCAGCTCGGGCACCAGCTCCTCGCCGAGGTACGCGGCGCGGTCTACCGCCGTTCGCTGCCCCTGGCCACCGGCAACCTCCCGATCGTGCTGTCCGAGCTGGGCGAGACGGCCGGCGTGATCGGGGCCGCCTGGTCCGCGACGGACCGGGCCTTCACACTCAGCAGCTGACGGCTCGTGAGTGAGAAACAGCGTTAGAACACTGTTTCTCACTCACGACCCCGCGCCGTGCTCTCACCCTCGGTCGCCGGACAACTTCCCCTCGTAATGTCGGAATCGGACAGACTTTTGCATTGCCAAACCGAAAGTCTGTCCGGTTTCGCACGTCTATCCGGGTGAAAACCGGACGTAACGCGACTACATCACCTTGACGAGTGATGCGCGCCACCCTACTTTCGCTGGCTGAGAGACAAAGTCCGTGCAGGGCGCAGCAGAAGTGAGAGGCACCGTGGCCATCACCGGAACGAGGCGCGTCGACCCGGCGAGCCCCCGTACGGCGAACCTGGCCGCGGTCCTGCGGGCGCTGCGCGCCGGCCCGCTCTCGCGCACGCAGCTCGCGGCCCGCTGCGGGATCGCGAAGTCGGCGGTTCCCGGTCTGCTCACCGAGCTCGCCGGACGCGGCCTGGTCCGGCCGGCCGGCATCCTGCCCGGCAACGGACGGCCGAGCCGACTGGTCGAACTGCACGGCGAAGACGCGTACGCGCTGGCTCTGGGCATCGAGGCCGATCGGCTCTCGGCGCTGGTCACCGACCTCTCCGGCCGGGTGCTGGCCGAGCGGGCGGAGACCGTCGACGTCGCCGCGCTCGGGCTTCAGAGAGGCATGGACGAGCTCGCCGACCTCGCTCACCGGGTGCTGCCCGGCCCACCGGTCGGGGTCGCGATCTCGGTGCCCGGGCTGGTCGACTCGGCCGCGGCCGTGCTGCGGCTGGCCCCGGCCCTGCGCTGGCGCGATGCCGAGATCGCCGGCCTGATGGCAGCGCGGCTGAACCTCCCGGCCGACGCCATCGCCGTGGACAACGACGCCAACCTCGGCGCGCTCGCCGAGACGGCCGCCGGCGCCGGCGACCTGTTCTACCTCGGCGGCGGTACCGCGGTCGGCGGTGGGCTCGTCTCCGGCGGCGCCATCCTCCGCGGCGCGCGCGGGTTCGCGGGCGAGGTCGGGCACATCGCCGTCGACCCGTCCGGCGAACGCTGCTCGTGCGGCCGGACCGGCTGCCTCGAAACGAAGGCGAACCTGGCGGCCGTCCTGCGGGCGGCGGCACCCCCGGGCGATCCGCTGCACGATCCCGCCCTCGGCGTCGAAGGCCGGGTCGCCCAGCTGAAGCACCGCGTCCGGCAAGGGGACCAGCGCGCGGCCACCGCGGTCCACGACCTCGGCGTCGCCCTCGGCATCGCCCTGTCCACCGTGGTCGACGTGCTCGACCCGGACGTCGTCGTCCTCGGCGGCTACTTCGCCGAGCTCGCGGACTGGCTGGTGGAGCCGATCCGCGTCGAGCTCGCCGTCCGGCCGCTCGGCCACGCCCGGGTGGTGCCGTCCCGGCTCGGCCTCGGGGCCCCGCTCCGGGGGGCCGCGCACCTGGCCGCCGAGCGGCTGTTCGCGAACCCGACGCTCGTCGAGGAGGCCTCGGTATGAGCCTGCTTTCCGTCCGCGGCATCGTGAAGACCTTCCCGGGGGTGCGCGCGCTCGACGGCGTCGACCTCGACGTCGAACCCGGCGAGGTGCACTGCCTGCTCGGGCAGAACGGCGCGGGGAAGTCGACGCTGATCAAGGTTCTCGCCGGGGCGCACCAGCCCGACACGGGGGAGATCACCTGGCAGGGCGAGACCGTGTCGCTCGGTTCGCCGGTCGACGCGCTGCGCCTGGGCATCGCCACCATGTACCAGGAGCTCGACCTCGTGCCCGGGCTTTCGGTGGCGGACAACATCTTCCTCGGCCACGAACGCGCCCGTTTCGGCTTCACCCGGATCTCGCAGGCCCGCGACGAGGCCGCCCGCCTGATGGCCCGGCTCGGCCACCCGGGCATCCGGCCGTGGCACGAGGTCGGCAAGCTCTCCGCCGCCGGCCAGCAGCTCGTGTCGATGGCCCGCGCGCTGGCGCACGACGCCCGGCTGCTCGTGATGGACGAGCCCACCGCCGCGCTGGCCGGCGAGGAGGTCGACAACCTCTTCCGCATCGTCGGCG
Proteins encoded in this window:
- a CDS encoding eCIS core domain-containing protein — translated: MHDGGTPLPDDVRRTMEQSFAGVADGISAGTGAATVSEPGDAGEREATAVANHVTSAPGGPGPGPDFGPVRIHTGPAADAAARSMSAAAYTVGDDITFAAGRYQPGTPAGRALVAHELAHVVQQRRQGALAIQRAPNGDPPEAPPAPPVLGGHPGTTGTVRLYHYGDLENRETFSSPPGYPRLTDYDQGVSQQDAADHTGAPVTANLRYKYELTIDQQYFEKNFRDMGTRKSYSEFGTVEKIPVRYFRRVATLTVSGSGGGGGPIAGGQAPPGAGAGGGGQTSLAKRAGAGAALVILGASVALNSLIERGNARRIQEQFAAREPELAKEQQENPTLGFLVALRFSGGGAGLEGSTASARFESLSWQRGYTRSETEARWNSTPRFGESTYEFVWIDPLVTPSPSVVATPFEKVALARFADISRIGFQKVQFKEWGGFDTNGVNGPIDATKWKRTDARSYRFLVLRMPPRITIRNVVGRPATKDVRSVDVQVAGGSVPAVDLGDATAVAVWPADAATEELFAHTDRVSDKEGKLSPVVNIDRVRWLRPAQVQVVTWL
- a CDS encoding ROK family transcriptional regulator gives rise to the protein MSAASGTEHSMVETRHQTRLLTLLRDEGPMSRVELGERLELPRARVGAEVTRLAEVGLVETAGPSASRGGRRSTLVRLAGDLRVLSVDVGATSVGVAVTDASCEVLAHAVEDCDVRQGPHPVLRRVAELAAKIRDEAPGRLVAAGIGLPGPVSFAEGMAVAPPIMPGWDRFNVRDHLGGLWGCPVAVDNDVNAMALGERHAGVARSTDDLMFVKIGTGIGCGIVLGGKVYRGVAGTAGDIGHIRLDDFGPTCACGEVGCLEAYFGGAALARDGLALARSGRSAHLAEVATERGAVTARDVGRAAAAGDFGAVNLIRDGGRRLGQVVASLVSFLNPGMVVIGGGVAQLGHQLLAEVRGAVYRRSLPLATGNLPIVLSELGETAGVIGAAWSATDRAFTLSS
- a CDS encoding ROK family protein, producing MAITGTRRVDPASPRTANLAAVLRALRAGPLSRTQLAARCGIAKSAVPGLLTELAGRGLVRPAGILPGNGRPSRLVELHGEDAYALALGIEADRLSALVTDLSGRVLAERAETVDVAALGLQRGMDELADLAHRVLPGPPVGVAISVPGLVDSAAAVLRLAPALRWRDAEIAGLMAARLNLPADAIAVDNDANLGALAETAAGAGDLFYLGGGTAVGGGLVSGGAILRGARGFAGEVGHIAVDPSGERCSCGRTGCLETKANLAAVLRAAAPPGDPLHDPALGVEGRVAQLKHRVRQGDQRAATAVHDLGVALGIALSTVVDVLDPDVVVLGGYFAELADWLVEPIRVELAVRPLGHARVVPSRLGLGAPLRGAAHLAAERLFANPTLVEEASV